A genomic region of Solanum dulcamara chromosome 2, daSolDulc1.2, whole genome shotgun sequence contains the following coding sequences:
- the LOC129872229 gene encoding uncharacterized protein LOC129872229: MTTRVYDFTRINPLKVHWSELDEDPEEFIDGIQIIVNIMDYRARMSKSDSNISYMVMKKYRIAILIKEMDISSQPVMPTGYLNSGTHTTLYICFVKQDQGLDTRADLELLDMFDFDSIMGKDWLAPHQVVLDCYAKTITLAIPVCDISAKAPPISSVTVAYEFLDVFSTDLHGLPLERDVDIAIEVEPGNKPIFIPPYRMASVELKELSVQFQVLLD; encoded by the exons ATGACTACAAGAGTTTATGACTTCACAAGAATTAATCCTCTAAAAGTTCATTGGTCTGAGTTGGATGAGGATCCAGAAGAATTTATTGACGGAATTCAAATAATTGTTAATATCATGG ATTatagagctcgtatgagcaagtctGACTCTAACATTTCGTACAtggttatgaaaaaatatagaaTCGCAATATtgatcaaagagatggatatctcaAG TCAGCCtgtgatgcctactgggtacctcaATTccggtactcatactacactctacatttgTTTCGTGAAGCAGGACCAA GGGCTAGATACCCGGGCAGACTTGGAGTTACTTGATATGTTTGATTTTGACTCTATTATGGGTAAGGATTGGTTGGCTCCTCATCAAGTAGTTTTggattgttatgccaagactATCACATTAGCTATCCCG GTTTGTGATATATCAGCTAAGGCTCCTCCTATTAGTTCAGTCACTGTGGCCTATGAGTTTCTAGATGTGTTTTCTACTGATTTGCATGGGTTACCTCTAGAGAGGGATGTTGATATTGCCATAGAGGTGGAGCCGGGAAATAAGcccatttttattcctccttatcgaatggcctCAGTTGAGCTTAAAGAGCTCAGTGTTCAATTTCAGGTTCTTCTAGATTAG